A window of Costertonia aggregata contains these coding sequences:
- a CDS encoding OmpA family protein — protein MKHLSKLLVVALLVVGINNVNAQDENNPWQVSFGVNAIDVYPTGDVSSFGNEFFNATDHWNILPSISYVGVSKYIGDGFSVGARGSLNRISKLGDVSVDDLSHYAIDGTIKYNILKNTVIDPFVEIGGGYTWVDEIGAGTVNGGVGVNVWFTENLGLTLQSSYKHAFEDYGVKHFQHLAGLAIKFGGTDTDGDGIYDKDDACPEVAGLEAFNGCPDADGDGIEDSKDACPNAAGSKEMNGCPDADGDGVADKDDACPNEAGLAALAGCPDADGDGVADKDDECPNEAGPSENNGCPWPDKDGDSVLDKDDQCPDVAGTVANNGCPEVTEEVQKQLNDYARTILFDTGKSSIKAESTSVMVDIITILKEYPTAKFTVEGHTDSVGSAKLNQNLSESRALSVKEFLVEKGIEEFRLSAIGYGEDKPIATNNTRAGRKQNRRVEINLVK, from the coding sequence ATGAAACATCTTAGCAAATTATTGGTTGTTGCCCTACTTGTCGTAGGTATCAACAACGTAAACGCGCAAGACGAGAATAATCCTTGGCAGGTTAGTTTTGGAGTAAATGCCATAGACGTTTATCCGACTGGCGACGTAAGTTCTTTTGGAAACGAGTTCTTTAATGCAACCGACCACTGGAATATACTTCCTTCAATTTCTTATGTTGGCGTGTCCAAGTATATTGGAGACGGCTTTTCTGTTGGAGCAAGAGGTTCTTTGAACAGAATCAGCAAGCTTGGCGATGTAAGCGTAGATGATTTATCTCACTATGCAATTGATGGTACGATCAAATATAACATTCTTAAAAATACAGTTATTGACCCATTCGTCGAAATCGGTGGTGGTTATACTTGGGTTGATGAGATTGGTGCCGGTACCGTTAACGGTGGTGTTGGTGTTAATGTTTGGTTCACAGAAAACTTAGGTCTTACACTACAATCCTCTTACAAGCATGCTTTCGAAGATTATGGTGTTAAGCACTTTCAACACTTAGCTGGTCTTGCCATCAAATTTGGTGGTACGGATACTGACGGTGATGGAATTTATGATAAAGATGATGCTTGTCCAGAAGTAGCTGGTCTAGAAGCGTTCAACGGTTGTCCTGATGCTGATGGCGATGGAATCGAAGATAGCAAGGATGCTTGTCCTAATGCTGCTGGTTCTAAAGAAATGAATGGTTGTCCTGATGCTGATGGTGACGGTGTTGCCGATAAGGATGATGCTTGTCCAAACGAAGCCGGTCTTGCTGCTTTAGCAGGATGTCCTGATGCTGACGGTGACGGTGTTGCCGATAAAGACGATGAGTGTCCTAATGAGGCTGGTCCATCTGAAAACAACGGATGCCCATGGCCAGATAAAGATGGTGACAGTGTATTGGATAAAGACGATCAATGTCCAGATGTAGCTGGTACTGTTGCTAACAACGGTTGTCCAGAAGTTACTGAAGAAGTACAAAAGCAATTGAACGATTATGCTAGAACTATCTTATTCGATACTGGTAAATCATCAATCAAAGCTGAGTCTACTTCTGTAATGGTAGATATCATCACTATCTTGAAAGAATACCCAACTGCCAAGTTTACCGTAGAAGGCCATACTGACAGCGTAGGTAGTGCTAAATTAAACCAGAATTTATCTGAGTCCAGAGCACTTTCGGTTAAAGAGTTCTTAGTAGAAAAAGGTATTGAAGAATTTAGATTGTCCGCTATCGGTTACGGTGAGGATAAGCCTATCGCTACCAACAATACAAGAGCTGGTAGAAAGCAAAATAGAAGGGTTGAAATCAACTTGGTAAAATAA
- a CDS encoding PD-(D/E)XK nuclease family protein translates to MQSFLEEVTGGLLKEYDSLEDIIFVLPSKRAGTFLRNTIAKKSKKTTFSPEIYSIESFVERLSGLTYATNIQQLFQLYESYLKITSEEKDNFYGFSKWGQTLLQDFNEIDRYLIDTKKIFSYLSSIQEVNHWYLQKEKTPLIENYIRFWNNLEALYTAFNQDLLNNGLGHQGLVYRTACENLQTYINSSKKKHLFLGFNALNTAEEKIIQEILSSTDADIYWDIDKSFLEDAVHDAGHFIRKHQKNWPYYKNNSIKGLSKNYYGRKNINIVGIPKNISQAKYVGGLLKNMALKTQGTISNTAVVLGDENLMNPIINSVPKTVQTVNITMGYPLGKTPLASMFSQLLKLFSSKTKEGWYYKDVIDILSHPSIQLLLSGSGNNLASNISDAIRKKNWSFIDVKKIESVQQNDTVKLLFFKATNDSKILLDKFLQIILVLKAKFKKSRDLLNLEYLYRFYRLFNELKVLMAKHAFVNDVNALESLYKELISSETLDFQGEPLEGLQVMGMLESRNLDFETVIITSVNEGILPSGKSNNSFIPFDIKKTFGLPTYKEKDAVYTYHFYRLLQRAKNIYLLYNTEPDVLEGGEKSRLIAQLQTDEDRLSDITQTVASPLANANTKILEVVEKDRLLLQNIKTLGENGFSPTSLSNYIRNPIDFYKKNILKISDAEEVEENLAHNTFGTIIHDTLEDLYTPFIGEYLTQEGLVQMKSDIEKQVQKHFTKSFLEGDIGRGKNYIAFHVIVKYIKNFIDLEIEEIKKHEIKILGLEENLNIVLNIPNLSYPVRLKGKLDRIDEIDGKPRIIDYKSGKVEQKNVSITQWGDLIEDYEYSKAFQLLCYSLMYTNDNTAEHLIAGIISFKNLNSGLLKFGKKTEGRSKSVDYTITPTTLDEFKQHLYALITEIFNPDIPLTEKEV, encoded by the coding sequence ATGCAAAGTTTTCTAGAAGAAGTAACCGGTGGTCTTTTAAAGGAATATGATTCTCTAGAAGATATTATTTTTGTTCTTCCCAGTAAACGTGCCGGCACTTTTCTAAGGAATACCATAGCCAAAAAATCAAAAAAAACCACCTTTTCACCTGAAATTTACAGCATAGAAAGTTTTGTGGAACGACTATCGGGCCTTACCTATGCCACGAATATTCAACAGTTGTTCCAGTTGTATGAATCGTATCTGAAAATTACCTCCGAAGAAAAAGATAACTTTTATGGTTTCTCAAAATGGGGGCAGACGTTATTACAGGATTTTAATGAAATTGATAGATATCTGATAGATACTAAAAAGATATTTTCATACTTATCCAGTATTCAAGAAGTTAACCATTGGTATCTCCAAAAGGAGAAAACCCCGCTGATAGAAAATTATATACGATTCTGGAATAATCTGGAAGCACTTTACACTGCTTTTAATCAAGATTTACTAAATAATGGTCTAGGGCATCAAGGTTTGGTGTACCGAACGGCATGTGAAAACCTTCAAACCTATATAAATTCGTCCAAGAAAAAACATCTATTTTTAGGCTTTAATGCCCTCAATACCGCAGAGGAAAAAATCATTCAAGAAATACTATCCTCTACTGATGCGGATATATATTGGGACATTGATAAAAGTTTTTTGGAAGATGCTGTACACGATGCAGGTCATTTTATAAGAAAACACCAAAAAAATTGGCCATACTACAAAAACAATTCAATCAAGGGCTTAAGTAAAAACTACTATGGCAGAAAAAACATCAATATCGTCGGAATTCCAAAAAATATATCCCAGGCAAAATATGTTGGAGGTCTTTTGAAGAACATGGCCCTGAAAACCCAAGGCACAATAAGTAACACCGCAGTAGTACTGGGAGACGAGAACTTAATGAACCCTATTATCAACTCTGTCCCCAAGACAGTACAAACGGTCAATATTACGATGGGGTATCCTTTGGGCAAAACCCCTTTGGCGAGTATGTTCTCACAATTGCTCAAATTGTTTTCTTCAAAAACCAAAGAAGGATGGTACTATAAAGACGTAATCGATATTTTGTCCCACCCCAGTATTCAGCTTTTGTTGTCTGGGTCTGGAAATAACCTAGCGTCCAATATCAGTGACGCTATAAGAAAGAAGAATTGGAGTTTTATCGATGTGAAAAAAATAGAATCCGTTCAACAAAACGATACTGTTAAATTATTGTTCTTTAAGGCCACAAATGATTCCAAGATTCTTTTGGACAAGTTTCTACAAATTATTCTAGTTTTAAAAGCTAAATTTAAAAAAAGTCGGGATTTACTGAATCTGGAATACCTATACCGCTTTTACAGGCTTTTCAATGAACTAAAGGTACTTATGGCCAAGCATGCTTTTGTAAATGATGTAAACGCTTTGGAGAGTCTTTACAAAGAGCTTATCTCTTCTGAAACTTTAGATTTTCAGGGAGAACCGTTAGAAGGCCTTCAGGTTATGGGAATGTTGGAAAGCAGGAATCTTGATTTTGAAACGGTTATAATCACCTCGGTAAATGAGGGTATACTGCCCTCGGGAAAATCCAATAATTCATTTATTCCGTTTGATATAAAGAAAACTTTTGGACTACCTACCTATAAAGAAAAAGATGCGGTATACACCTACCACTTTTATAGACTATTGCAACGGGCAAAAAATATTTACTTACTGTACAACACTGAGCCTGACGTTCTTGAAGGCGGGGAAAAAAGTAGACTCATAGCACAGCTACAGACCGATGAGGACAGATTGTCGGATATAACACAAACCGTAGCATCTCCCTTGGCGAATGCCAATACCAAAATTTTGGAAGTTGTTGAAAAGGACCGTTTGTTGTTACAAAATATCAAAACTTTGGGAGAAAACGGTTTCTCCCCTACTTCTTTAAGTAACTATATTAGGAACCCTATTGATTTTTACAAAAAAAACATCTTGAAGATATCCGATGCTGAAGAAGTTGAGGAGAACTTGGCCCACAACACCTTTGGGACTATAATTCACGATACCTTGGAAGATTTGTACACTCCTTTCATTGGCGAATACCTTACCCAAGAAGGATTGGTTCAAATGAAATCCGATATTGAGAAACAGGTGCAAAAACATTTTACCAAAAGCTTTTTAGAGGGTGATATAGGCAGGGGTAAAAACTATATTGCATTTCATGTAATTGTCAAATACATCAAGAATTTTATCGACCTTGAAATCGAAGAAATCAAGAAACATGAAATTAAAATTCTAGGTTTAGAAGAAAACCTGAATATAGTTTTGAATATCCCGAATTTGAGCTATCCCGTTCGCTTAAAGGGAAAACTGGACCGTATTGATGAAATTGACGGTAAGCCAAGAATCATAGACTATAAAAGTGGGAAAGTGGAACAAAAAAACGTGTCCATAACCCAATGGGGTGATTTAATCGAGGATTATGAATACAGCAAGGCTTTTCAATTGCTTTGCTATTCGTTGATGTACACAAACGACAATACCGCTGAGCATTTGATTGCCGGCATTATATCTTTCAAAAATCTAAATTCGGGACTTCTTAAATTTGGCAAAAAAACAGAAGGACGGAGCAAGAGTGTTGATTATACCATAACCCCAACTACTTTGGACGAGTTCAAGCAGCATTTATACGCACTGATTACAGAAATTTTCAATCCCGATATACCCCTTACCGAAAAAGAAGTATAA
- a CDS encoding SDR family oxidoreductase: protein MIDLKGKVAYITGGSKGIGFGVAQKLTGAGMKVAISGRTLKTVKKAAEYLGDENNVLALESDVTKLEDEKKAIQRIVETWGQLDVVLANAGVGNFAPVDELSDEKWHQMVDTNLNGVFHTLKASVEPLKKSKGYYMTLASLAGTNFFASGAGYNATKFGVVGFTQAAMLDLRKYDIKVSTIMPGSVATHFNGNEPDDTDAWKIQPEDIGDLVLDLLKMHPRTLPSKIEVRPTRPDKK, encoded by the coding sequence ATGATCGATTTAAAAGGAAAAGTGGCATACATCACGGGAGGTTCTAAAGGTATTGGTTTTGGCGTGGCACAAAAACTGACCGGGGCGGGAATGAAAGTTGCCATAAGTGGCAGAACTCTAAAAACAGTGAAAAAAGCAGCAGAATATCTGGGAGACGAAAATAATGTATTGGCCTTGGAATCTGATGTGACCAAGCTTGAAGATGAAAAGAAAGCTATCCAAAGAATAGTTGAAACTTGGGGTCAGTTAGACGTTGTGCTTGCCAATGCAGGCGTGGGAAATTTTGCCCCTGTTGACGAACTATCCGATGAAAAATGGCATCAAATGGTTGATACTAACCTAAACGGAGTGTTTCACACGTTAAAGGCATCGGTTGAGCCCTTAAAAAAATCCAAAGGATATTACATGACCTTGGCCAGCTTGGCAGGCACCAATTTCTTTGCCTCGGGAGCAGGGTACAACGCTACAAAATTTGGCGTGGTGGGTTTTACCCAGGCAGCGATGCTCGATTTAAGAAAGTATGATATAAAAGTATCCACCATAATGCCAGGGTCTGTAGCCACCCATTTTAATGGCAATGAACCGGATGATACTGATGCGTGGAAGATACAGCCCGAAGACATTGGCGATTTGGTATTGGATTTGCTCAAGATGCACCCAAGAACGCTGCCCAGTAAAATAGAGGTAAGACCTACAAGACCGGATAAAAAATAG
- a CDS encoding S41 family peptidase produces MKKGKLKKWHYGLFALMIPLLGIFIWQPSREEVEINHHDKTRNEQWMADLNFFENVYLSDSKTFSKDTAESCKVLLDSLRKNIDRLSDNQMTLELSKAVAMANNGHTTIHLSGMDKIPLRFYWFKDGLYIIKTDKASSKYLGSKVLKINSMDINNVFQKMKPHLSGIDRFKKFTASNYLSSPQILNGLGISKADTLELSLLRDSDTLKVNFGIKKMPDTKYEYETWADLYPNNKQDTSWNHLLNADDQLPLYLKDMEKGVSHTFMDSEKIAYFGINALWYKCNDFEGQIDAFLDTLKTKSDYNVIIDLRYYTGGNFMKPTKLATHTPEIIDEGKKIYLVTSNKTFSAGLVTAARVKYFAEDKVVIVGEEVGDNLKFWAEGDYYTLPYSQIKIQDSKYEHDWAEDTFTLGKTFWVNAFYGVPAKNLDVDKNISMSFQDYATHRDPIVEWVLKHKQ; encoded by the coding sequence ATGAAAAAAGGTAAGTTGAAAAAATGGCACTATGGTCTATTTGCTCTTATGATTCCCCTTTTGGGAATTTTCATATGGCAACCGAGCAGGGAAGAAGTGGAGATAAACCATCACGACAAAACAAGAAATGAGCAATGGATGGCAGACTTAAATTTCTTCGAGAATGTATACCTGTCCGATTCCAAAACCTTTTCAAAAGATACCGCTGAGTCTTGCAAGGTGCTTTTAGATAGTTTAAGGAAAAATATTGACCGTCTTTCCGATAATCAAATGACTTTGGAACTATCCAAAGCCGTTGCTATGGCCAATAACGGCCACACGACAATACATCTGAGCGGTATGGATAAAATCCCATTACGGTTCTATTGGTTTAAAGATGGACTATACATCATCAAAACGGATAAAGCTTCGTCAAAATATCTAGGTTCAAAAGTATTGAAAATCAATTCAATGGACATTAATAACGTATTTCAAAAAATGAAGCCCCATCTATCCGGTATTGATAGGTTTAAAAAATTCACAGCTTCCAATTATTTGTCAAGTCCGCAAATTTTAAACGGGCTGGGAATATCTAAAGCAGATACCCTTGAGCTAAGTCTTCTGAGAGACTCGGACACATTAAAGGTAAACTTTGGCATCAAAAAGATGCCGGATACCAAATACGAATATGAAACTTGGGCAGATCTATATCCCAACAATAAGCAGGATACTTCTTGGAACCATCTCTTAAATGCGGACGACCAATTACCCTTATATTTAAAAGACATGGAAAAAGGAGTCTCCCATACTTTTATGGACTCGGAAAAAATAGCATATTTCGGTATTAATGCGCTATGGTATAAGTGTAATGATTTTGAAGGTCAAATAGACGCTTTTCTTGACACCTTAAAAACGAAAAGTGATTATAACGTTATTATAGATTTGAGGTATTATACCGGTGGCAACTTTATGAAGCCTACCAAACTAGCTACACATACTCCTGAAATAATTGATGAAGGCAAGAAAATTTACCTTGTTACGAGTAACAAAACCTTCTCAGCAGGTTTAGTGACCGCGGCACGGGTCAAGTATTTCGCAGAAGATAAAGTGGTAATCGTTGGAGAAGAAGTCGGGGATAATTTAAAATTTTGGGCCGAAGGCGACTACTACACGCTTCCTTATTCCCAGATTAAAATTCAAGATTCCAAATATGAACATGATTGGGCGGAAGACACCTTTACTTTAGGAAAAACCTTTTGGGTCAACGCTTTTTATGGTGTACCGGCCAAGAATCTAGATGTCGACAAAAACATTTCAATGAGTTTTCAAGACTATGCGACACATAGAGATCCTATTGTAGAATGGGTTTTGAAACATAAACAATAA
- a CDS encoding retropepsin-like aspartic protease, giving the protein MRKTILFISAIHLFIGCATYKYKKQGFVNNDDYFTEIPFTYKNGFILLPVTIEGETFNFLLDTGAELNLIDPTIAGKLNLKILKKGTISNGKDSQNKIERVEIDKIYIGGIEFEETVAMIWDISKFSKYMSCEKIDGFIGNNLMRKSNWQIDYQKKIIRIADSSNKFEVSENHKKIKINSGTVGNVYLNLKIGEKYKDFTFDTGFNGFAQTGDTTLLKNTPSIKKIGITGANFTGSKKGITYLKMMETFTLNGHRFKSPTYFLIKPENSSVLGNEFFENYTLTIDWTNDYLILDASKEYDLKKLDMYEVGFFPDFEKGMITIANIYEKSDFKDTIKPKSKVLRINNIDLVELAQKDKLCDFWSSGWEGIREKDVLHIVLEQGGKQQTFKIQKITHDW; this is encoded by the coding sequence ATGAGAAAAACAATATTGTTCATATCCGCCATTCATCTTTTCATTGGTTGTGCTACGTACAAGTACAAAAAACAAGGTTTTGTAAACAATGACGATTATTTCACAGAAATCCCCTTTACGTATAAGAACGGATTTATTTTACTACCGGTTACCATAGAAGGCGAGACATTCAATTTTTTATTGGATACAGGAGCAGAACTAAATCTTATCGACCCAACAATCGCTGGCAAACTCAATCTTAAAATATTAAAAAAAGGAACGATTTCTAATGGGAAAGACTCTCAAAATAAAATAGAAAGAGTAGAAATAGACAAAATTTATATAGGAGGTATTGAATTTGAAGAAACAGTAGCCATGATTTGGGATATTTCAAAATTCAGTAAATATATGAGCTGTGAAAAAATAGACGGTTTTATAGGAAATAATCTAATGAGAAAATCGAACTGGCAAATTGATTATCAGAAGAAAATTATAAGGATAGCTGACTCTAGCAACAAATTTGAAGTTTCAGAAAATCATAAAAAAATTAAAATAAATTCCGGAACTGTTGGCAATGTATATCTAAATCTCAAAATAGGTGAAAAATATAAAGACTTCACTTTTGATACAGGATTTAATGGTTTCGCCCAAACTGGGGATACTACCCTTTTAAAGAACACCCCTTCAATTAAGAAAATCGGCATAACAGGGGCCAATTTTACAGGTAGTAAAAAGGGGATTACCTACTTAAAGATGATGGAGACTTTCACTTTAAATGGCCATAGGTTCAAATCGCCTACTTATTTTTTAATAAAGCCTGAAAATTCATCGGTTTTGGGCAATGAATTCTTTGAAAACTACACGTTAACCATAGATTGGACCAATGATTATCTTATTCTGGATGCGTCCAAAGAATATGATTTGAAAAAACTTGACATGTATGAAGTTGGCTTTTTTCCAGATTTCGAAAAAGGTATGATTACCATTGCCAATATTTATGAAAAAAGTGATTTTAAAGATACGATAAAACCAAAATCAAAAGTTTTGAGAATCAACAATATCGATTTGGTTGAACTCGCCCAAAAAGATAAGTTGTGCGACTTTTGGTCTAGTGGATGGGAGGGCATACGTGAAAAAGATGTTTTACATATTGTTTTGGAACAGGGCGGTAAACAGCAAACGTTCAAAATACAAAAGATCACACACGATTGGTAA
- the kbl gene encoding glycine C-acetyltransferase translates to MYGKIQHHLKKELNDIKEAGLFKEERIITSPQGAVIKIATGEEVINFCANNYLGLSSHPDVVKAAKDTLDSHGFGMSSVRFICGTQDIHKELEAKIANYYHTEDTILYAAAFDANGGVFEPLLTADDAIISDALNHASIIDGVRLCKAKRYRYANNDMADLEKQLKQANDDNARFKIIVTDGVFSMDGLLAPLDKICDLADKYDALVMIDECHAAGFIGETGRGTLEEKGVLDRIDIITGTLGKALGGAMGGYTTGKKEIIEILRQRSRPYLFSNSLAPTIVGASIKVFEMLDTDTTLRDKLDFNTKYFKKGMKEAGFDIVDGDSAIVPVMLYDAKLSQQMAKMLLEKGIYVIGFFYPVVPKGKARIRVQLSAAHEIEHLDLAIKAFIEVGKELKIV, encoded by the coding sequence ATGTACGGAAAAATACAGCACCATTTAAAAAAAGAACTTAATGATATCAAGGAAGCGGGCCTTTTTAAGGAGGAGCGCATAATCACATCCCCACAAGGAGCAGTTATTAAAATAGCTACGGGCGAAGAAGTTATTAATTTCTGCGCCAACAACTATTTAGGGCTTTCCTCTCATCCCGACGTAGTAAAAGCAGCAAAAGACACTTTGGATTCCCATGGGTTTGGGATGTCCTCAGTTAGGTTTATTTGTGGAACGCAGGATATACATAAAGAGCTCGAAGCAAAAATCGCGAATTACTACCATACTGAAGATACTATATTATACGCTGCCGCCTTTGATGCCAATGGCGGGGTTTTTGAACCCTTGTTGACCGCCGATGACGCCATTATCTCCGACGCATTGAACCATGCATCGATTATTGATGGAGTACGCCTTTGCAAGGCAAAAAGGTATAGATATGCCAATAACGATATGGCAGATCTGGAAAAACAGTTGAAACAGGCCAATGACGATAATGCAAGATTCAAGATAATAGTGACCGATGGGGTGTTCTCTATGGATGGCTTATTGGCACCTTTGGACAAAATTTGTGATTTAGCGGATAAATATGATGCCTTGGTGATGATAGATGAATGTCATGCCGCCGGGTTCATCGGGGAAACCGGTAGAGGCACACTCGAAGAAAAAGGGGTTTTGGACAGGATAGATATTATAACCGGAACCCTAGGCAAGGCTTTAGGCGGCGCCATGGGAGGCTACACCACGGGTAAAAAAGAAATTATTGAAATCCTTAGACAACGCTCCAGGCCTTACTTATTTTCCAACTCCTTGGCCCCAACCATTGTCGGGGCTTCGATAAAGGTTTTTGAAATGTTGGATACGGATACCACATTAAGGGATAAATTGGACTTTAATACCAAGTATTTCAAAAAAGGCATGAAAGAAGCTGGTTTTGATATTGTTGACGGGGATTCAGCCATAGTACCCGTAATGCTTTATGATGCCAAATTATCGCAACAGATGGCCAAAATGTTGTTGGAAAAAGGCATATATGTCATCGGTTTCTTTTATCCTGTTGTACCCAAAGGGAAGGCAAGAATACGTGTACAGTTGTCCGCAGCCCATGAAATCGAGCATTTAGATTTGGCCATTAAAGCGTTTATCGAAGTAGGCAAAGAGCTAAAAATCGTTTAA